AAGCCAAAGTATTTGAAGCTATATCGAAACCATTTCCACGGATACTTCCTAAAGGTGCTTCGACTTTTACCGCTTCCTGACTATCTGACCACTCCCCGTTTTTTTTGTCGAAAAGATAGAGGTCTCCTTTATAAAGGCCTGCTATATATTCGCTTTCAATCTTTACCGATTCGAAACGGGCTTTCGGTTTATCCGGCAATCCTAATCTAGCCTGGATTTTCCATTCGTTACCCGAAAGCTTCCATACTACAATACCGCCATCTGTAACCGCAACAGCGTATTCGTCCAAAATATCAATGGACTTGCCGGTATTAGCGACTTTCACTTTTTCTCTTTCCGGAAAAACGATTTTATCCTTTTCCCATACTTGGGCCTGAGCCTTTGAATTTGTGGCAAATACGATCAAAAACGCAATAACCACCTTTATATATTTGGTATAACAGTTCATGATAATAAGATCAAAAAAGACACATTATTTTATTAGCACCCTACGCTCGTCACTCTGGTTTCCGAATTGTATTTTCAGGATATACATTCCCGGTTCGCTAATCCGAATTTTGGTCAAATGCTCTTTGTTTGAAACCGTTTTCTTGAATAAGGTTTTTCCTTCCAAAGAAACCAAACGAATAAAAGTTGATTTCCCTTTTCCGTATGTAGTCACAGTAATTTCTCCGTTACTCGGATTAGGGAAAACATTAAAAGCCGATTGTCCGGTAACACCCGTAACTTTGGCTACCGAATAACTACGTTCAATTTGAGGGGCGGCTAAATATCGATCGTCTCCTTCCTGAGTAAAGCGGACAAGTACTTTCCCCGGCTGGCTTGGCCTTAAAATTCCATTCTTTAATTCGGCTTCACCTTCGATTATCTCCGCAGTTACGGGCAACCCAGAATCACTTGTAAAACTTAGAGGATAATCATTGTCAATAAACAATGTTTCTGTCAGTTTCTGTACGGTTATATTTTGGGAGGCTTTATTAACTGTAACAAACGCATATTTTTCAGCAGGAGCTTTATCTGAATTCTCATCGGTATAAGCTCTTAAGAGTACTCGACCTGAACTTGCGATAGAGACTTGGGCTCCATTTATATTCAGAATATTGTCACCCGCTTCGTAATCAAAGTTAACTGGCACACCGGATTCAGATGTCGCAGTTAGGTTTATTCCTTCGTTTGAATATGTGATTGTTTGGTTGTCGAAGTTGATCGCATCTTGCTCTTTTCTTTCATACTTGAACAAAGCTCCGTTAGACCTAAATAAAAACGCATTCTTCCCTAAGGGAATAAGTGGGTGTTGAATAATATGCGGCGCTACTGAAACAAGCTCTCCATTGACCCGTTTTGAAGCATGCTCGTTCTCAACAATCTTATTAAGGTCAAACCTCAATACTTCTTTCTCATTTTTCTTTACAAGGCATAAAATCCCATTCTTCAAATAAAGCTGGTGATGACTAACTTTAGGAACCCCTCCATTTTTCCAAAAATCCGAGTTTGTAACAAGCTCTTTTTCTACTTCTACCCATTGATCATTCTCCTGCCTATAGAATATTCTAATTTTATCTTGGTTATTAGCGTTTTGCACAAGAAAATCGCCATCAACGACGAAACCAGAGAAATTGGGAGCTGGTATTTCTTTAAGAAGTTTCAGGTTCTTTATTTTACTGTTTTCCTTCTCATATCCAATTAAATTTAATTGTCTTCTCCATCCCCCCTCGAGTCGTTCATTAACTGCAAAAGACACTAGATTGTCATTAATTATTGGATTGCCGCTTGCTTCCCCTTTAAACCACTTATAGTCTAGAACACTTAATTTTCCCGAATTAAAGTCCAGGTCACATACAGCCGCAATGGAACATGCTCCTAGCTCACTATCGTAAAACCTGGAATAAATAATGATTTGATCATTAAGAACTATCCCCCTGGTGAAATAGAAGTTAGAGGTGTTGAATATTTTGGGTATCGGGAAAATTAATTTTTTTTCCACGTTCTTATCAGTCAGGCTTGATAAATACCCAATCACAATTGGCGTGTCGTGACCAGGAACTTTATTCATGACCTCCTCAGGCGCAAGCTGTATGCAATGGTCACCATACACGCCACTTATTACCCCTTTATCTTTAAAGCTCTCCGAAAGCATCCGCCATTCTCCATTCATCAATTCGTAGAGGTCATACCTCTCAGAATAGGATGCCTTTACTAAGAATTTAGATTCAGACAATTGCTCAACTTTAGCAACGGTTATATCGACTTCTTTACTAAATTCTTGAAAATCGCTGGGAACTTCTTCGTATGATTCATCGTTATTCACTTCAAAAAATACAGGTTTGGCCTTAGTATATTGGCCTTCTTCGTATGTGCTTGAATAAACAATATCATTCTCCGAAGCCTCAAGCACGTTAAACCAAGGCGACTTTGCTGGTTCGGAGATTCTGAAGTCCGAAAATTGAACATTTCCATTTTGCCAAGTGGAACCGTCTCCGTCTATCTGGCCCCTTAAACCCACTATTACAGATGCACCTCGGTGATTGTCATATTTTTCTGCCAAAAAATGAAAGGTATTTCCTTGAGAATCAAAATTATAGATTGTAAGAGTATTTACTTTGACATCTTGTGGTAAAGGAATTTCTCGTAAATCTGGAGTTTCCCAAGTCGCTCCTTTTTTCTTTATCGACAAAGCTCGAAGGCCATTCTGAGTCTGATCTTTCAAGCCTAATAATAATATTTCATCTTTTGAGACAGCTCTAATTCTGTTTCCAAAAGAAGCCCCTTTTATAGTTCCTGATTCGTTATTAATCGTCTTCCAGCCATTCTCGGGGCGTTCAAAAACGAAAACCTTATTTGAAGAGACCAAATATATATTCCCTTCCTTTACAGCACACTCACTTGTCCCATCTAATCTACCTCCGTCAGCCACCTCCTTTTTAGAAAGTATTAATTTCCCTGTCTCGGACATGGTTTTCCAGCCTCCTTCCGGCTTCTCAAATATGTAGGCACTGCCACAATTCCAACACATGTCATCATCATTTCTTGACTCTACGACAATAAGGTCATTATCAATTGCCGTTTTTCGTATGCGGTGGCCTCCTTCGACAGGCCAAGTGCCATAAGCACCAAACGCATCAGTATAAGCCCCATCACTAGCGTATAATACAGCCGTTTCGGTCATATCCTTCCAACCGGACTCTGGCTTCTGAAAAAGATAAACAACTCCTGAAGCATATCCAGCTCCAATATCATTACGCCAGCCCGAAACTAAAACGACATCTTCAGACAGCGTTACATTATAGCCGAAAGTGTCATCGATATTGGAAGTCCGGAGTGTCGCAATTTTTTGCCATCGTCCATCCTTCTTTTCAAACAGATTTACTACATCTTTTGAATTGTCAGATATTACCGCGGTATTTCCGAAAATATCCATCGCTGGATTTCTTGAATAATCTGTAATACCTTTTGTGACTGTTCCGCTCAGCTCCAAAGATGACGTTTGTCTCCAATGTTGGGCCTGTACATTATAGATGAACAGCACCACTAAAAGTAGAGTTAAAAAAAATCTCATGTTCTGTGTTTGAAATATTGAAAGTTATTTTATTGTAAATTATTGAAAACTATAAAGAGAGACAAAAAAAGTACATTCTTTAACTATAGCCTAATTCAAGTAACATGTTATACACAACCAATCTTATTGTTTGAAAATCGCTCAAAACAAAGGGTGTTTGTGTTATTTAAGTCGAAGAGCTAATAAAGGCTAAAGCTGGAATGCAGGCAGAGATTTAATACAACCATGCGAGGCATTTATGTGAAATTGGTTTATTAACACAAAAAAAGCGCTCCCAAAAACGGGAACGCTCATAATCCGATTGTCAAATAATATGTTGCTATATGCCCGCAGACTATTACTCAGCTACCTTTTCGCTTTCGAAATCCAAGACTATTTGGTTTCTTACCAAATCCTCGAATTCGTCTCTCTTCCTTACCAGATGCGCTTTGCCGTCAAGAACCAGCACTTCCGCAGGGCGCATACGCGAGTTATAGTTCGAGGCCATTACGTAGCCGTATGATCCGGTATTTTTCAGGGCCAAAAGATGCCCCTCTTTGATTTCCGGTAATTCCCGGTCTACGGCAAAGTTGTCAATCTCGCAGATATTGCCAACCACGGTGTATGTGGCCTTGTCTCCGTCGGGGTTATCAAGATTCAGTATCTCGTGGTAAGCGTCGTAGAACATGGGCCGGATTAGGTGGTTAAAGCCGGAATCCACGCCAGCGAATACGCGCTCGCCGTTAGTTTTCACCATGGTGGTTCTTGTAAGAAGAGTGCCGCTCTCGCTTACCAAGAAGCGTCCGGGCTCAAACCACAGATCCACCTCTTTACCGTAGCGTTCGGTAAAGGCCGCGTGCTCGGCTTTTAGGCCTTCGGCCAATTCGTAAATATCGAGAATGTCTTCGTCCACTTTATGTCGGACTTTTACGCCTCCGCCGAAATCCACGAAATCGAGATCTTCGAAGGTTTCCGCTATTTCGAACACCTTTGCGGCGCCTTTGCGGAATATCTCACGGCTCATAATCACCGAGCTGGAATGGATATGCAATCCGTTTACCCGGATTCCGTATTTGTCGATAATAGAGCGGGCCTCCTCCAATTGCGATACCGATATGCCGAACTTGGACTGCTTGTGCCACCAAGTCACCTTTTCCGAATTCTCTTTGGAAACGATAAACGGATTCATCCGGACACAGCAAGGAACGGTAGAGCCGTAGCGTTTGCCGAATTTTTCCAGATTCGGGATGTTTTCGATATTGATATTTACTCCCAGATCAACGGCTTCCACTATTTCCGAAAAATCGACACAATTGGGGGTAAAGATAATCTCGTTGGGTTCGAAGCCTACCGAAAGGCCCATACGGATTTCGGGCACAGAGACCGTATCCAGGCAAGTGCCCTCGTTTTTCATCAACTTCATTACGCTCAGGTTAGTCAATGCCTTGCAGGCGTAGTTGATCCGTATGCAGACACCCGAAAATGCTTTCCGGAACGTGGCTACCTGATCTTTCATTTTCTGTCCGTCGTAGACATAAAGAGGGGTTCCGAACTCCTCTGCGATATCTTTTAAGTCTAGTCCCTGTATTTTCATTTTAGAAATAAAAAAGGTGTCGTTGGAATCGAATTCGCCAGCCAATTTGCGAGGAATAAACCGCTTTACATGACACTATTTTAGCCAGTAAAGATCTTATCTTAACCTTTTTGAAATAAATGGGCTCGCAGTATTGGGCCGAAATAAAAAAAGCCTCCCGCTAACCGTTTTGTGGGCTTGCGGGAGGCTGAAAATACTTTAGAAGTTAAATCCGAAATCGAATAGGAACTGCGTCGATTCGTTGGAGACGCCCACACTGGCGGTGAGCGACAGCATAGAGAACGGCGCTATAAAAATCCCGCCTCCGGTGCTGTTGTGCCAGCGTTTGGAGTCTTCCCCTTTTTCCCAAACTCTACCGATATCGTTGTAAGCGAATATTCCCCACGATCCGTTTAGCAGATAATTATCAAACTCCCGGACATTAAGCCTGAGCTCCGTATTGTTAAACGCCGCCGTACGCCCGTAAAAACGATCTTTTCGAAAGCCCCTTAAGCTATGCGAACCGCCCAGTTTGTTGGACTGAAGGAAATCGTAATCGCCAAAGTTATGGGCGCCGCCAAAACGCAAAGCCAACGTCAGCGGGCGCGGAAGCCGAGTGGTCATATACAAGCTCAAGTCGCCTTGAATTCTGGAGAACACGTCGCTCGTTTCGATCCCTTTGTACGTTTCCGACACCAAGTTCAGATGCGTTCCCTTAAGCGGAAAGCTCGGTTGGTCTCGTGTATCCGCTTCGTAACGTATAAATCCGCCCCAATAGAAATGGGGATCCAACACTTCGCTTTCGGTAAGCCCGTTTTCAGGGTAGTCGCTTACGTATCGATGGCGTGTTTTCGAATTATCCGGAATTTTGGTCCCAATCATTGACGGACCGAAATACAGCGCTTGTTTCTCGCCATAACGTTTCCTCAAAAGCGCATGAGCCTGAAGGCGCTGATAATTAAGAACATAATAATCCCGATCCTCATGCTTTTCAGTGTTGTTCCCTAGTCCGTAGAAATTTGACCGGTAAGAAGGGACATCCCAACGGGCATCGAAGAGCCCGTCGAGAGAGCCTATGAGTTTCGTTTTTTCCAGCCTGTATTTTACCCAAGCCGCAGACCCTTTCAGAGACACCGCAGCCAAGATAGTGTGCTTAGTGTTAAAAGGTTCCTTTCGGAAAGAATGGGTTTCGATAATGGCTCCGCCACCGAGGAAAAGGCCGTCATCGGGATTATAGCCAGCCGTGGCTAACGGGAAAGCCTGATTAAATTTGAAAGCGTAACGATCATAATCGTTGACTTCCGGTTTGTGAGATAGACGTAATCCCACCGATTTTCCTTTTTCCAACTCTAGCCTCTTCGGCTGGTCATACACCAACACTTTTTTTGTTTTCGGCCCTTTGGTTTCGTCTTCGACTTTCGTTAGTTCTTTACCGCCGATAATACGTACTTTTATCCCGTCTTTTGACGTGCCCGTAACTTTGAAAACATCGTCGCCACTAATGCCGTAGAGTCGCACTTCGTGGGTTTCCCCTTTCTTGAATTCCCGTTCGAAAAGCGTCTGTTTGATATTTCCTTTTTTGCTGATCTTCTTTACCGTGACTTTCAGGTCACCGTTTTCCCTACGTTCAACCAAAAAAAGCTCGTTCTTTTCCGATCCCGTAACATCTACGGATTTGGCCAAATTGCGGAAATGCTCCTTCGCATATCTCTGAAGCTTATCCCGGCGAGAAATCAATTTGCGGATCACTTCCTCGCCATGTTGTTTGAAAAGGGTATCCGGCCAAGTCAATACGGCTTGCCTTATCTTTTCGTCTGTCAATGATGATTGTAGTTCCTCGGCCTCCGCTATCCAATCCGACTCGCTGGCGCCTACCAAGAATGTCCGGTCAAAATATCGGGCGTTGAAATTAAACCAAGGCACCGAGCGGATATCCTCGTTAAAACCTTCGAGCTTAGGCAACAGCCAACGCCTTGAGGCGATTTTGGGAAACAAGCCCTCATTCACGAAGAAAGCGTGGTCACGGTCGCGCGGAATCGGACGGAAGAGTTTGCCTTTTCCTTTTTTGAAACTGGCCCAACGCCATTGGTCATCATGTCGGTCCCAATCCGCTATCAACATATCGAAAAGCCTTGACCTAACGGCAAAACGGTAATCGATTTGGTTGTCGTTGTCTTCCAGAAGCTTCTCGACTACCTTTGGCGTACTGTAAACCTTTTTCGTCCTTCCGAAGGAGCTGATATGCGACTCGTCACCGTGAGGTCTTTCTTCGAACAAACAAAGCGTATTGCCAAACGCTCCCCGGTACGGACCCAAACGCGGATCGTCCGGAATAAAAACCAAGGTAGGGTTTGCGTGATAAATTCCCGCATATTCGGCCAAGTGCGCAACCACCAAAGCGGCGTAAGGATGGTCGGAGGAAATTTGGTCTTGCACCGCGTCTTTGGCGATTGTGTTTCGGAGAACAACCGGAATGGCGTTTTCCGGAAACTTTTCCACTGACCTTAGCACGTATTGTTGTCCGGTACTATCTTCCAGACGTAAAGATTTAGTCTGCTGTCCTCCGCCCCTTTTCAGGATCTTCAAACCGCCTTTTTCCTTACCGAGATCCAGCAAAGGAACCTCGATCGGCGTTTCCCAAGCGTCGCGATAGTTTTCGCCCAAGAAAAACTTCTTGCTCTTGCCCGCCTTGTATTGTCCCGAAGCCTTTACCGTAATAAGGCTGTCTCTCAGATCCTGGGTATTAAATTCCTTGATGGTCGGTGCCGGCACATACGGTTTGTGCGCCAATTTACGATGATAAAGGGTATCGCCTTTCGCCGAAAAATAAGTGGCGAAAATACCGCCGTCCTCATGATAATCGATTCTTGAGAACCCGACCTCCGATTTGGCGAACTCGGAATATTTGCCCTGCCTGACAGGCGTATGCTTTGAACCCGAACCGCTGACCATATAATGGACACCGTTACGGTAGCAATATTGTAATGAATGTTCGTGACCGGATACGTAAACCAAATCAGGATGCGCCTGAAAAATCTCCTGCATTCCGTCCCTCAAGTGCCTGTTAGCAGGATTGGAAGTGTCTTGATAACTGAATCCCGATTTTCTGTACAAAGGATAAAGCGCTCCGACTACAGGCAATGGCACATACATCCAGTCGGCCACGTCTGTCAAGGGAAAGAAATAAGTCTTTGCCGGAAAAAAGCCTCCGTGTTCTCCATAAGTGATCACGGGGTGGTGACCCGCCACCACTATTCTTTTGTTTGGATGCCTAACAATTACGTCGTTGAGCGCCAAGAGGTAATCCTCTTCGGTTTTCACTTCGCAGTCGCCCGCCTTTTCCTCAGTCTCACGCCACGGATGCAACCACCATTGCGTATCCACGATTACCAGTAACAGGTCTTCGCCAAGCGGAATCTCCACCGGCCCCGGACATCCGTCCAATGGCTGGAAAATGTCTTCCCGCCCAGTGATTTCCTGAAGGAATTTTTGCTGGCTCAACACATATTCCCGACCTTTTTTGCCTCCGTTTTTCCAATCGTGGTTCCCCGGTATGGCAAAAGCCCTTCCCGCAAAACCTTTGATAAAGCCGAATTCCGCCCGCAAAATCTCCTCGCCTTTTTCCCTGGCTTTTCCTTCGTCAGGGTCGAGGCCAGAAGGATACAAGTTATCGCCCAAATACAAAATGGTCGCTGATTTCCCTACCTCTTTAGCTTGCCTTTCCAGCTCGCTGATGTTGGCATCGCCAGACTGAACGGCCCCGGCATCCCCGATTAGGAAAACAGTGTGTTTGGCCCTTTTCTGTCCCAAAACCACCGAAGTGGAGATAAAGACAAGCGAAAAAAGCGTGATCGCCAGCTTTAGAGGCCATTTCCGTCTTGCGTTTAGGCTGTATCCCATATCCAAATAGTTATAAACCGGAAAATCCCGGCTTACTTTGATTCGTTAATCACAAAGATAATCGTAAATATAGACCCGACCATGTTTTCCATCACCCTCATTGGCGATAAGCATATCACCGTTCGGCATAAAACAAATGCCCTCGGGTTGACGATGCTGTTTTCGGCTGAGGCGTTGCACTTGCTTAAGCTGTCGGCTGTCTCGGTCATAAACAGCCAGCACTTTGCCTATATGGGCCAAAATATAAATATCCCCAGTCAAAGGATGTACCGCAACACCCGATGGCTTTATAAGTCTCCGCTCTCCAATAAATTCCGCAATCTCTTCCGGATCCACTACCAAATAGGGCTCCTTGGACATCTTCTTAGATTTCAAATCAAAAGAGTAAACATTGCGAACCAAAGCTTTCTTTTTTGGGCTTCCTTTAAGAGCCACCAACAGACTGTCATTGTTCAGCTTCGTAAGCCCTTCCACGTTATGGTCTTTGGTAAGGCGGGTTTGCTGTACGTTACCGTGTAGCCCGTTGTATGTTCTGGCGTCAAAAAAGAAAATATCGCCCTTGCTGTTAGTCACATAAATATCGTCGCCCACTACAGTCACCCCTTCGTAATCACCGGCCTTATAGAAGTGCTCTTTCTTTACCACCGCCCGTACGGACAGGTCGTAAAAGTAAACAAAACCTTTCTCATCCTGAACCATCACCACCGTGTCGCCTTTGTAATGGGCGATTCCGGAGACTTCCTCCAAGCTGTTCGGCATTTTTATCTCGGCCGCAGGCTCCCGCACATCATAACACGAAATGGTGGGGCCCGCACTTTGGACCTCCGCCACTTGACGCATATCTCCTGATTTCTCTTTATTTGACGCTTTGCCGCCACATGCGGAGCAAATAGCGCCTAAGGCCAAAGAAATGGACAAAACCCGGAGCCCAACCGATGGTAAAAATCTATTCATATCGTATGGATGGTATTGTATTCGCCGAATTTTCCTTCTCACCAAAAAGGTATTTTTCAAGCTTATATATCAGGCAAAAATAACAAAATATGGACTATTATTGCCCAGCAAAGGCAGGATTCAACTGACTTAAAAGGATTGAACATGCTCACACCCACATAAACAACTGAAAAACAACACAATGAAATGAGTTTTTCATTCTTTTCATCGTTTCTTAAATCTATACGGTTCTACCTTTTTTAAAGCGAAATTAGAAAGGCAAACCGCCTAAATAATACGCTAAATACGGAACATGGGAAAGCAAGGTTGCGTATGTGCTCGCAGGGTTGAAGACCAAGATTAACGTCTCGAATAGAGGATATTCGTGATTTTCGGCTTATTTTGTGTGCCGTTCCGGGGCGGTTTGCCGATTCGGAGCTTTGGCATACTCAGACAACGATTATGGAAGACAGCGGACAGCGATTGGTGAATAAAATCCGTGATTTTGTCACGGACAAATATGACGGGCCGGCAGCGCAGTGCTTTACGTACCATTGCCTTAACCACGTGAAGCTCGTGGTGGAATCGGTTGAGAAAATCGGGGAAGCCTGTGGATTATCCGAAAGAGAGATGGACGCGTTGCGCGTGGCTGCATGGGTTCACGATGTCGGATATATGGACGACCCGGAAGACCATGAGAACGCCAGCGCCGCCATTGCCACTGAGTTGCTTAAAGAGGAAGGCGCCGACCAGGAATTCATCGACTTGGTCCGCAGGCTGATTTTAGCCACCAAGGTTACGCATCCGCCCAAAGACTTGCTGGAGGAAATTATCAACGACGCTGATTTGGCCCATTTGGGACGCCCCTCCTTTCCGCAGGTTACGGAATTGCTCCGTAAGGAATTCAGTGGCCAACGCGGCAGGAAAGTGAAAAAGAGAGAGTGGCAAAATATCAATCTGAATTTCCTTCGCGATCACGAATTCTTTACCGATTACGCCAAAGAGCATTGGGACCCTGTAAAACAGGAAAATATCCGCACGCTGGAAAAGATTATTAAAGAGGGCGAAAAAGGTGGGGATAAAAAGAAAAAAAGCAAGAAAAAGAAAGCCAAAGAAAGCGTAGTCGCACAAGACCAGAAGCCAAACCGCGCCGTTGACGGGCTGTTCCGGATCATGGAACGAAACCATATCAATTTGAGTAATATCGCCGACGGGAAATCGAACATCATGATTTCGATCAACTCGCTGATTATCTCGTTGGTAGTGGGTGTTTTGTTCCGTAAACTGGAGGACTATCCAAACCTTCTGATACCATCAATCATTTTCGCAATAACGGGACTAGTATCGCTGATATTTGCCGTATTGGCCATTAGGCCTAACGTAGCGAAACCGGGAGCGGTAAAGCTGGAAGATGTGAAAGCCGGAAAGGTAAACCTGCTGTTCTTCGGAAATTTCTACAGCCTGAAGCTCCAAGACTATATGGAGGCGATGGAAAACCTTATACAAGACCACCGCGAGATTTACCGGAGCCTAACCAAAGACATCTACTACTTGGGCGTTGTGCTCAGCCTCAAATACAAATTCCTCAGACTCTCGTACACCTGCTTTATGTTCGGCCTTATCGTTACCGTGTTGGCCTTTATTATTGCGGTGGTGCTCTTCCCTGTCAAATATCCGTATTGACGTATTATATTCTGTCTTAATCCTTCCCCTTTTTCTTCGGACAAAGGGGATGTTCCGTCTTGCCATCTGATTAAAACCGCAACCAAAAAACAACATACTACCCCGCATAATTAATAATTAAACGAAAAATAAAATGTATCGATCTTTGATATAATAGTTT
This Fulvitalea axinellae DNA region includes the following protein-coding sequences:
- the lysA gene encoding diaminopimelate decarboxylase, yielding MKIQGLDLKDIAEEFGTPLYVYDGQKMKDQVATFRKAFSGVCIRINYACKALTNLSVMKLMKNEGTCLDTVSVPEIRMGLSVGFEPNEIIFTPNCVDFSEIVEAVDLGVNINIENIPNLEKFGKRYGSTVPCCVRMNPFIVSKENSEKVTWWHKQSKFGISVSQLEEARSIIDKYGIRVNGLHIHSSSVIMSREIFRKGAAKVFEIAETFEDLDFVDFGGGVKVRHKVDEDILDIYELAEGLKAEHAAFTERYGKEVDLWFEPGRFLVSESGTLLTRTTMVKTNGERVFAGVDSGFNHLIRPMFYDAYHEILNLDNPDGDKATYTVVGNICEIDNFAVDRELPEIKEGHLLALKNTGSYGYVMASNYNSRMRPAEVLVLDGKAHLVRKRDEFEDLVRNQIVLDFESEKVAE
- a CDS encoding T9SS type A sorting domain-containing protein; this translates as MRFFLTLLLVVLFIYNVQAQHWRQTSSLELSGTVTKGITDYSRNPAMDIFGNTAVISDNSKDVVNLFEKKDGRWQKIATLRTSNIDDTFGYNVTLSEDVVLVSGWRNDIGAGYASGVVYLFQKPESGWKDMTETAVLYASDGAYTDAFGAYGTWPVEGGHRIRKTAIDNDLIVVESRNDDDMCWNCGSAYIFEKPEGGWKTMSETGKLILSKKEVADGGRLDGTSECAVKEGNIYLVSSNKVFVFERPENGWKTINNESGTIKGASFGNRIRAVSKDEILLLGLKDQTQNGLRALSIKKKGATWETPDLREIPLPQDVKVNTLTIYNFDSQGNTFHFLAEKYDNHRGASVIVGLRGQIDGDGSTWQNGNVQFSDFRISEPAKSPWFNVLEASENDIVYSSTYEEGQYTKAKPVFFEVNNDESYEEVPSDFQEFSKEVDITVAKVEQLSESKFLVKASYSERYDLYELMNGEWRMLSESFKDKGVISGVYGDHCIQLAPEEVMNKVPGHDTPIVIGYLSSLTDKNVEKKLIFPIPKIFNTSNFYFTRGIVLNDQIIIYSRFYDSELGACSIAAVCDLDFNSGKLSVLDYKWFKGEASGNPIINDNLVSFAVNERLEGGWRRQLNLIGYEKENSKIKNLKLLKEIPAPNFSGFVVDGDFLVQNANNQDKIRIFYRQENDQWVEVEKELVTNSDFWKNGGVPKVSHHQLYLKNGILCLVKKNEKEVLRFDLNKIVENEHASKRVNGELVSVAPHIIQHPLIPLGKNAFLFRSNGALFKYERKEQDAINFDNQTITYSNEGINLTATSESGVPVNFDYEAGDNILNINGAQVSIASSGRVLLRAYTDENSDKAPAEKYAFVTVNKASQNITVQKLTETLFIDNDYPLSFTSDSGLPVTAEIIEGEAELKNGILRPSQPGKVLVRFTQEGDDRYLAAPQIERSYSVAKVTGVTGQSAFNVFPNPSNGEITVTTYGKGKSTFIRLVSLEGKTLFKKTVSNKEHLTKIRISEPGMYILKIQFGNQSDERRVLIK
- a CDS encoding Pycsar system effector family protein — its product is MEDSGQRLVNKIRDFVTDKYDGPAAQCFTYHCLNHVKLVVESVEKIGEACGLSEREMDALRVAAWVHDVGYMDDPEDHENASAAIATELLKEEGADQEFIDLVRRLILATKVTHPPKDLLEEIINDADLAHLGRPSFPQVTELLRKEFSGQRGRKVKKREWQNINLNFLRDHEFFTDYAKEHWDPVKQENIRTLEKIIKEGEKGGDKKKKSKKKKAKESVVAQDQKPNRAVDGLFRIMERNHINLSNIADGKSNIMISINSLIISLVVGVLFRKLEDYPNLLIPSIIFAITGLVSLIFAVLAIRPNVAKPGAVKLEDVKAGKVNLLFFGNFYSLKLQDYMEAMENLIQDHREIYRSLTKDIYYLGVVLSLKYKFLRLSYTCFMFGLIVTVLAFIIAVVLFPVKYPY
- a CDS encoding metallophosphoesterase, which gives rise to MGYSLNARRKWPLKLAITLFSLVFISTSVVLGQKRAKHTVFLIGDAGAVQSGDANISELERQAKEVGKSATILYLGDNLYPSGLDPDEGKAREKGEEILRAEFGFIKGFAGRAFAIPGNHDWKNGGKKGREYVLSQQKFLQEITGREDIFQPLDGCPGPVEIPLGEDLLLVIVDTQWWLHPWRETEEKAGDCEVKTEEDYLLALNDVIVRHPNKRIVVAGHHPVITYGEHGGFFPAKTYFFPLTDVADWMYVPLPVVGALYPLYRKSGFSYQDTSNPANRHLRDGMQEIFQAHPDLVYVSGHEHSLQYCYRNGVHYMVSGSGSKHTPVRQGKYSEFAKSEVGFSRIDYHEDGGIFATYFSAKGDTLYHRKLAHKPYVPAPTIKEFNTQDLRDSLITVKASGQYKAGKSKKFFLGENYRDAWETPIEVPLLDLGKEKGGLKILKRGGGQQTKSLRLEDSTGQQYVLRSVEKFPENAIPVVLRNTIAKDAVQDQISSDHPYAALVVAHLAEYAGIYHANPTLVFIPDDPRLGPYRGAFGNTLCLFEERPHGDESHISSFGRTKKVYSTPKVVEKLLEDNDNQIDYRFAVRSRLFDMLIADWDRHDDQWRWASFKKGKGKLFRPIPRDRDHAFFVNEGLFPKIASRRWLLPKLEGFNEDIRSVPWFNFNARYFDRTFLVGASESDWIAEAEELQSSLTDEKIRQAVLTWPDTLFKQHGEEVIRKLISRRDKLQRYAKEHFRNLAKSVDVTGSEKNELFLVERRENGDLKVTVKKISKKGNIKQTLFEREFKKGETHEVRLYGISGDDVFKVTGTSKDGIKVRIIGGKELTKVEDETKGPKTKKVLVYDQPKRLELEKGKSVGLRLSHKPEVNDYDRYAFKFNQAFPLATAGYNPDDGLFLGGGAIIETHSFRKEPFNTKHTILAAVSLKGSAAWVKYRLEKTKLIGSLDGLFDARWDVPSYRSNFYGLGNNTEKHEDRDYYVLNYQRLQAHALLRKRYGEKQALYFGPSMIGTKIPDNSKTRHRYVSDYPENGLTESEVLDPHFYWGGFIRYEADTRDQPSFPLKGTHLNLVSETYKGIETSDVFSRIQGDLSLYMTTRLPRPLTLALRFGGAHNFGDYDFLQSNKLGGSHSLRGFRKDRFYGRTAAFNNTELRLNVREFDNYLLNGSWGIFAYNDIGRVWEKGEDSKRWHNSTGGGIFIAPFSMLSLTASVGVSNESTQFLFDFGFNF